Proteins from a genomic interval of Arachis hypogaea cultivar Tifrunner chromosome 10, arahy.Tifrunner.gnm2.J5K5, whole genome shotgun sequence:
- the LOC140175770 gene encoding serine/threonine-protein phosphatase 7 long form homolog, with amino-acid sequence MGDDPERLYRLDGVAHIAGVINDEPQRCISSMQQQQGMRLDERWFRLDEPLVSAFVERWCPETHTFQMPFGECTITLQDVAYHLGLPVDGHYVSGCLTDFHVYIQGGRPAWQWFQELFGDLRRVPRGADEETVRRFVRAYIMMLLGTQLFADKSGNHIHIRWLPYVARLEEMGGYSWGSAALAWLYRCMCRVANRHVLKLAGPLQLLQSWIFWRFPRFRPDGFDSFSWPLASRWSGYNPGVSEKGPRVQMTRLRIDMLQPWNFIWMPYSTPEVVQVVHSEVLEPRHTALWCSVTSLIYFAVVEWHQVDRVLPQFGGVQARPRPALNIDFLMSKDGRGGDRWFPSQLQH; translated from the exons atgggggacgatccggaaAGGCTGTATCGTTTGGATGGAGTCGCTCACATCGCCGGggtgatcaacgacgag CCCCAACGCTGCATATCGAGTATGCAGCAGCAGCAGGGAATGCGACTGGATGAGCg ATGGTTTCGATTAGACGAGCCACTTGTGAGTGCATTCGTCGAGCGGTGGTGTCCGGAGACGCACACTTTCCaaatgccgttcggagagtgcacgatcacacttcaGGACGTAGCATACCATTTGGGGTTGCCAGTGGACGGACATTACGTGAGTGGCTGCCTTACGGATTTCCATGTATACATACAGGGTGGTCGGCCAGCTTGGCAGTGGTTCCAGGAGTTGTTTG GAGACCTTCGGAGAGTGCCCCGAGGGGCCGACGAGGAGACAGTTAGGCGCTTTGTCcgtgcctatatcatgatgttgttgggcaccCAACTTtttgccgacaagtccggcaatcatattcacatcagatggctaccGTACGTGGCTAGACTTGAGGAGATGGGTGGCTACAGTTGGGGGTCGGCGGCGCTTGCATGGCTATACCGGTGTATGTGCCGAGTGGCCAACAGACATGTCTTGAAGTTAGCTGGGCCGTTACAGTTACTTCAGTCCTGGATATTTTGGCGTTTTCCTAGATTTCGGCCTGATGGGTTTGATTCGTTTAGCTGGCCCCTGGCATCCAG GTGGTCAGGTTACAATCCTGGCGTTAGCGAGAAGGGACCTCGGGTTCAGATGACTCGGCTGAGGATCGACATGTTACAGCCTTGGAAT TTTATCTGGATGCCATATAGCACACCAGAGGTTGTTCAGGTGGTCCATTCGGAGGTGCTGGAGCCTCGTCATACGGCTTTATGGTGTTCCGTCACCTCGCTGATATATTTTGCCGTGGTTGAGTGGCACCAGGTTGATCGGGTGTTACCACAGTTTGGAGGAGTACAGGCTCGCCCCCGtcccgccctgaacatcgacttctTGATGTCGAAGGACGGTAGAGGAGGTGATCGTTGGTTTCCGTCCCAGTTACAGCACTGA
- the LOC112718365 gene encoding uncharacterized protein, whose amino-acid sequence MNMAEPLPPPQHFSRISNPVPTLPPPPPPYPQGAIILTPPLAAAGQIVWTITPAPLLPVAQILPLPPPPPPSGGFSGVAPCIYSYQCFTPTHQPLPPLTIHPISPPQRPQPLQVNGKQQTSGSFSDSSGSRGTGVFLPPPHSSTHHPPLPIQKSHTNHNNKLTRCKGIWKRVNKNDDEVVKQQMEGQENTTIPSPPDLMGLPKEWTY is encoded by the exons ATGAATATGGCGGAGCCACTCCCACCACCACAACACTTTTCTCGCATATCAAACCCTGTTCCgacactaccaccaccaccaccaccgtatCCACAG GGAGCTATAATTCTGACACCGCCGCTAGCAGCAGCTGGACAAATTGTTTGGACTATTACACCAGCACCTCTTCTGCCGGTAGCACAAATTCTGccgctaccaccaccaccaccaccatctggTGGTTTTAGTGGAGTTGCACCTTGCATTTACAGTTATCAATGTTTTACGCCAACTCATCAGCCACTGCCTCCGCTGACGATTCATCCCATCTCACCGCCTCAACGCCCTCAACCCCTTCAG GTAAATGGAAAACAGCAGACAAGTGGCTCCTTCTCTGACTCATCAGGTAGCCGGGGCACTGGTGtgtttcttcctcctcctcattcttCAACCCATCATCCTCCACTTCCAATTCAAAAGTCACACACCAACCATAATAACAAACTCACCCGTTGCAAAG GAATCTGGAAACGCGTAAACAAAAACGATGATGAAGTGGTGAAGCAGCAAATGGAAGGGCAGGAAAATACTACTATTCCTTCTCCTCCTGATCTTATGGGATTGCCTAAGGAGTGGACATACTAG